In methanogenic archaeon ISO4-H5, the following are encoded in one genomic region:
- a CDS encoding undecaprenyl pyrophosphate synthetase UppS translates to MTVPDIVSKQVYSTYEHKLDKAVRGGPIPQHIGIIMDGNRRYAKEFLDSDIDEGHRLGEKKIESVMDWCLDLGVKYVTLYAFSSENFKRDREEVDFLMDLAESSFLEMADNPKIHKNRVAIRAIGKLEALPENVCKAINYAYEKTKDYSDFTISICLAYGGRQEIVEAVKEIAAKIESGNMSVDEITESVISSHLYTGDMPDPDLILRTSGEIRVSNFLLWQLAYSELYFTDIYWPGFRRIDLLRAIRSYQQRKRRYGE, encoded by the coding sequence ATGACAGTCCCAGACATCGTTTCCAAACAGGTATATTCCACCTACGAGCACAAGCTCGACAAGGCCGTCCGCGGCGGACCCATACCGCAGCATATAGGCATCATCATGGACGGCAACAGGCGCTACGCCAAGGAGTTCCTGGATTCGGACATAGATGAGGGACACAGGCTCGGAGAGAAGAAGATCGAGAGCGTCATGGACTGGTGTCTCGACCTCGGCGTCAAGTACGTCACCCTGTATGCCTTTTCCTCCGAGAATTTCAAGAGAGACCGTGAGGAAGTCGATTTCCTCATGGACCTGGCCGAATCCTCCTTCCTGGAGATGGCCGATAACCCCAAGATCCACAAGAACCGCGTGGCCATCCGCGCCATCGGCAAACTGGAGGCCCTTCCGGAGAACGTCTGCAAGGCCATCAACTATGCCTACGAGAAGACCAAGGACTACTCGGACTTCACCATCAGCATCTGCCTCGCCTACGGCGGACGTCAGGAGATCGTGGAAGCAGTCAAGGAGATCGCTGCGAAGATCGAATCCGGCAATATGTCCGTGGACGAAATCACCGAATCCGTCATCTCATCCCACCTGTACACCGGGGACATGCCGGATCCGGATCTGATTCTCCGTACTTCCGGGGAGATCAGGGTATCGAACTTCCTGCTGTGGCAGCTGGCATATTCGGAGCTCTATTTCACCGACATTTACTGGCCCGGATTC
- a CDS encoding methanogeneis marker protein 11 has product MVTTLTPEEVRAKYGKMFCKALYTLVDEKHGKARVIETCSARGPAEWDVCNRRRSGGVIDVINIEGTTIVMDVTLGEKEIKFGAASAEMGGQGLKACRVEGDEVRTTWYGIAGASVGVGACLPGCETVLRTEFPDDFKIGGGHTAHVDIFTPKLVRVLIGVDDTDTKEKGATWATALAMARECPYGHFMEHKIIQLNPRCPNKTTNCVASTVSFAIREEEVPKLIEFCYDYIKSHSYSEDAVMTVFKGLEIPAPLKKFGWDAKSILYKVEDAEKIAAENGVEIISVTGNGGIIGAVAAIGCADLGTEAAGVAEDFQ; this is encoded by the coding sequence ATGGTTACCACATTAACCCCTGAAGAGGTCAGGGCCAAATACGGCAAGATGTTCTGCAAAGCACTGTACACTCTTGTCGACGAGAAGCACGGAAAAGCACGCGTCATCGAGACCTGCAGTGCCCGTGGACCCGCCGAGTGGGACGTATGCAACCGCAGGAGGAGCGGAGGAGTCATCGACGTCATCAACATCGAGGGCACCACCATCGTCATGGACGTCACCCTCGGAGAGAAGGAAATCAAGTTCGGAGCGGCCTCCGCCGAGATGGGCGGACAGGGACTCAAGGCATGCCGCGTGGAAGGCGACGAGGTCCGCACCACCTGGTACGGTATCGCCGGAGCATCCGTGGGCGTCGGTGCCTGTCTCCCGGGCTGCGAGACGGTCCTGCGTACCGAGTTCCCCGATGATTTCAAGATCGGTGGCGGACACACCGCGCACGTCGACATATTCACTCCCAAGCTCGTGCGCGTCCTCATCGGCGTGGACGATACCGACACCAAGGAAAAGGGTGCCACCTGGGCCACCGCACTCGCCATGGCCAGGGAATGCCCGTACGGACACTTCATGGAGCACAAGATCATTCAGCTGAACCCCCGCTGCCCCAACAAGACCACCAACTGCGTGGCATCCACCGTAAGTTTCGCCATCCGCGAGGAGGAGGTGCCCAAGCTCATCGAGTTCTGCTATGACTACATCAAGAGCCACTCGTACTCCGAGGATGCCGTTATGACTGTCTTCAAGGGTCTGGAGATCCCGGCCCCCCTCAAGAAGTTCGGATGGGACGCCAAGAGCATCCTGTACAAGGTCGAGGACGCCGAGAAGATCGCCGCCGAGAACGGTGTCGAGATCATCAGTGTCACCGGTAACGGCGGAATCATCGGAGCCGTCGCTGCCATCGGCTGTGCCGATCTCGGTACCGAGGCGGCCGGCGTCGCTGAAGACTTCCAGTGA
- a CDS encoding RNA 2'-phosphotransferase Tpt1/KptA yields the protein MINECEEHGYFRRDKCPVCGRNGKFVMSDFEVEKLGRMMAAILRHGKFSPEMNEQGFVNIQEIVSLIKEHNSRVKWLRPFHIDALALTDPKGRYQIRGNTVRATYGHTIKLNLELPTVNIPAYLYYPASEEEVDEILEEGLVPTDRTMVHLSATFEDALHAGEVRIDDPVILAVDSKKCAEAGYPIGKAAKTVYLCDMVPADCISVSEGDEESEE from the coding sequence GTGATCAACGAGTGTGAGGAACACGGATACTTCCGCAGGGACAAATGTCCTGTCTGCGGGCGTAACGGAAAATTTGTGATGAGCGATTTCGAAGTGGAGAAACTGGGGCGCATGATGGCAGCCATCCTCCGTCACGGGAAGTTCTCCCCCGAGATGAACGAGCAGGGTTTCGTGAACATCCAGGAAATCGTGAGCCTCATCAAGGAGCACAACTCCCGCGTGAAGTGGCTCAGACCCTTCCATATCGATGCTCTGGCACTTACCGATCCCAAGGGTAGATACCAAATCCGCGGAAACACCGTCCGCGCAACCTACGGTCACACGATCAAGCTCAATCTCGAGCTGCCCACCGTCAACATTCCCGCTTACCTTTACTATCCCGCATCCGAGGAGGAAGTGGACGAGATCCTGGAAGAGGGACTGGTGCCCACCGACCGTACCATGGTCCACCTGTCCGCAACCTTCGAGGATGCCCTCCACGCGGGAGAGGTCAGGATCGATGACCCCGTAATCCTTGCCGTGGACAGCAAGAAATGCGCAGAGGCAGGATATCCCATCGGAAAGGCGGCCAAGACCGTCTATCTGTGCGACATGGTTCCCGCAGATTGCATCAGCGTCTCAGAGGGAGACGAGGAATCAGAGGAGTGA
- a CDS encoding bifunctional 510-methylene-tetrahydrofolate cyclohydrolase FolD has product MTADLILGKEVSEAIYSNLKERIGALKAKGIEPCLAVIMVGDDPASLVYVNMKDKKCRELGVKSLQQHVPAETSQEELIEMIRKLNGDDSVHGILVQLPLPAHIDQSEVIKAINPAKDVDCFHPFNLGNMVIGEADFLPATPAGIHQMILHYGIATKGKHVVIVGRSNIVGKPLANIMMQKGEGVDATVTVVNSRTERFEDIIRMADILIVAMGRPRFITADMVKEGAVVIDVGTNRIDDPTAKNGYRVVGDVDFENVKEKASAITPVPGGVGPMTICMLMMNTIKAAEMGVRQ; this is encoded by the coding sequence ATGACTGCAGACCTGATACTCGGCAAAGAGGTATCTGAGGCGATTTATTCTAACCTGAAGGAGCGCATCGGCGCCCTCAAGGCAAAAGGTATTGAGCCGTGTCTGGCAGTAATCATGGTGGGTGACGACCCCGCCTCGCTGGTCTATGTGAACATGAAGGACAAGAAATGCAGGGAACTGGGAGTGAAATCGCTCCAGCAGCACGTCCCCGCAGAGACCAGCCAGGAGGAACTGATCGAAATGATCAGGAAGCTCAACGGCGACGATTCCGTTCACGGTATCCTCGTCCAGCTGCCCCTCCCGGCGCACATCGACCAGTCGGAGGTCATCAAGGCCATCAATCCCGCCAAAGACGTCGACTGCTTCCACCCGTTCAATCTCGGGAATATGGTCATCGGAGAGGCGGATTTCCTCCCGGCGACCCCTGCCGGCATACACCAGATGATCCTGCACTACGGAATCGCCACCAAAGGAAAGCATGTGGTGATCGTGGGCCGCAGCAACATCGTGGGAAAGCCCCTTGCCAATATCATGATGCAGAAGGGCGAGGGCGTGGATGCCACCGTGACCGTGGTGAACTCCCGTACCGAGCGTTTCGAGGACATCATCCGCATGGCGGACATCCTCATCGTGGCCATGGGCAGGCCGCGCTTCATCACCGCCGATATGGTCAAGGAGGGGGCGGTAGTCATCGATGTCGGTACCAACAGGATAGACGACCCGACCGCCAAGAACGGATACAGGGTGGTAGGCGACGTCGATTTCGAAAACGTTAAGGAGAAGGCCTCCGCAATCACTCCCGTACCCGGGGGCGTGGGGCCTATGACCATCTGCATGCTCATGATGAACACCATCAAAGCAGCTGAGATGGGGGTGAGACAGTGA
- a CDS encoding phage integrase — MQKTLSHHEKQRLKKIALTERKRALVLERFCFENGRSDKERSSLRDIGKKFGYSHTHIRSLRNRFLKAKHYHRFGVPYTKYTKIEGYTKMLAPKRPGPAKGQYTPKRDEIRDAVIETKQAYMKLGAAKIGKISGVNASHPTVHAVLREAGFENVTMRIGKVYKSFEMPHANDMWQIDYVELGTDRTTGRKVEFLSVIDDKSRRMLSHTVDVYATTDNVLRILEECIEEYGTPRAILSDHGTQWAANNGGDTRFDEWCESKGIRHVMGGVRKPTTQGKVERWHGSIRREANLPGEATLEEYDALMSQYIEFYNETRPHWALDLKTPSSVFCEDR; from the coding sequence ATGCAAAAAACCCTAAGTCATCATGAGAAACAAAGGTTAAAAAAGATAGCCTTGACCGAGCGGAAAAGAGCCCTCGTTTTGGAGAGGTTCTGCTTTGAAAATGGGCGTTCCGATAAGGAACGCTCCTCGCTGAGGGATATCGGAAAGAAATTCGGATATTCCCACACGCACATCCGTTCCCTTCGCAACCGTTTCCTGAAGGCAAAGCATTACCACAGATTCGGAGTGCCCTACACCAAATACACCAAGATCGAGGGCTACACGAAAATGCTGGCCCCGAAACGCCCGGGGCCGGCAAAAGGACAGTACACTCCGAAACGCGATGAAATCAGGGACGCTGTGATCGAAACGAAGCAAGCCTACATGAAACTGGGTGCCGCCAAGATCGGCAAGATCTCGGGTGTCAATGCATCCCATCCCACAGTACATGCGGTGCTCCGGGAAGCGGGATTCGAGAATGTCACGATGCGCATCGGGAAGGTCTACAAATCCTTCGAGATGCCACATGCCAACGACATGTGGCAGATCGACTACGTGGAGCTGGGAACAGACAGAACTACAGGCAGAAAGGTAGAGTTCCTGTCGGTCATAGACGACAAGTCACGCAGGATGCTGTCTCATACCGTCGACGTGTATGCGACGACGGATAACGTTCTCAGGATACTGGAAGAATGCATAGAGGAATACGGTACACCCAGAGCCATACTTTCGGATCATGGTACCCAATGGGCTGCCAATAACGGAGGGGATACGAGATTCGACGAGTGGTGCGAATCCAAAGGTATCCGTCATGTTATGGGTGGCGTACGCAAACCGACGACCCAAGGCAAGGTGGAACGCTGGCACGGGTCGATTCGCCGCGAGGCGAATCTTCCCGGAGAAGCAACCCTGGAGGAATATGACGCACTCATGAGCCAGTATATCGAATTCTACAACGAAACACGCCCGCATTGGGCATTGGATCTGAAGACTCCTTCTTCCGTATTCTGTGAAGACAGATAG